A window of the Myxococcus fulvus genome harbors these coding sequences:
- a CDS encoding ATP-binding protein: protein MTLELGSLVAASVVYLLVLFLVAYAAERGLISPRITQHPLVYALALGVYATSWSYFGSVGYAARHGYRYLGIYLGVTLACLLVPVLWRPLLRLTRELQLTSLADLLAFRYPGQTTGTAVTLFMLAGSLPYLALQVRAVVESAKVLSPSASPTLVGMGFCAVLVVFSVLFGARHLTPRERHEGLMLAIAFESAVKVVALVAVGAWAVSQVFGGVDGLWAWLEAHPEAVEQLQRPAREASWAPLLVLSCAAAFLTPRSYHVAFTEAPEKDALSTATWAFPLVLLVMNLAVPVVLWSGEALGLPWPADFHLLAVPASRGATGLALVAFLGGVSASSAMVIVTTLALAPMCLTHLVLPLGYARGQPHLYGWLLWARRLLIALIILAGYGFYRLLDTRGMGLVDLGLVSFVAVAQFAPGVLGLLFWKRATRAGLLSGLGAGAAMWMVTLVVPLWASPGVVAWTHRVSALLGFPSDEPWGFSTFASLTLNTLAFVGVSLATRQSQAETEAARACTREGPGLVSGGVEAGSPREFRERLAPLLGEEAASAEVDRALESLDMSPDERRPSELRRLRDGVERNLSGLLGPVLARLTVEEALRLEPGTRAALAEQLRFVEERLRDARGMQGPVRAVEAVRRYLNRILEDLPLGVCTVGPDGEVVIWNAALERLSGVREHASRGHPLADLPAPWGPLLSAFAAGAEADTETRVVVNGAERTLRLHRSRLTPDEEGGGTSEGMALLVEDLTEKKAVDAKLAHQDRLASLGRVAAGVAHEIGNPLTAIASLTQNLKYELDDAQAVKERTALILQQCRRIDAIVRALVGFSHAGTVGGEARPFARVEVGPLLTEALQLARMARAATRSRGVSFEHRGAEGLVVLGDAQRLEQVLVNLLTNAVDASPEGGRVELEAQAQEGRVHLRVLDRGHGISSELTQRVFEPFFTTKQPGEGTGLGLALVAGIVREHGGTIQVDNRPGGGTSVTVSLPDARSHTPPARPVPGATA from the coding sequence ATGACGCTTGAGCTGGGCTCGCTCGTCGCCGCGTCCGTCGTCTACCTGCTCGTGCTGTTCCTCGTCGCCTACGCGGCGGAGCGGGGCCTCATCTCCCCGCGCATCACCCAGCACCCGCTGGTGTACGCGCTCGCGCTGGGCGTCTACGCCACGTCCTGGTCCTACTTCGGCAGCGTGGGCTACGCGGCCCGACACGGCTACCGCTACCTGGGCATCTACCTGGGCGTCACCCTGGCGTGTCTGCTCGTACCCGTGCTGTGGCGTCCGCTCTTGCGGCTGACGCGGGAGCTGCAGCTCACCTCGCTCGCGGACCTGCTCGCCTTCCGCTACCCGGGACAGACGACGGGCACGGCGGTGACGCTGTTCATGCTGGCCGGCAGCCTCCCCTACCTCGCGCTCCAGGTGCGCGCGGTGGTGGAGTCCGCGAAGGTGCTCAGCCCATCGGCCTCGCCCACGCTCGTCGGCATGGGCTTCTGCGCGGTGCTCGTCGTCTTCTCCGTCCTCTTCGGCGCGCGCCACCTCACCCCGCGCGAGCGACACGAGGGGCTGATGCTGGCCATCGCCTTCGAGTCCGCCGTGAAGGTGGTGGCGCTCGTCGCCGTGGGCGCGTGGGCGGTGTCGCAGGTGTTCGGCGGCGTGGACGGCTTGTGGGCGTGGCTGGAGGCGCATCCGGAGGCGGTGGAGCAGCTCCAGCGCCCGGCGCGCGAGGCGTCGTGGGCGCCCCTGCTGGTGCTCTCGTGCGCGGCGGCGTTCCTCACCCCGCGCAGCTACCACGTCGCCTTCACCGAGGCGCCCGAGAAGGACGCGCTGTCCACCGCGACGTGGGCCTTCCCGCTGGTGCTGCTGGTGATGAACCTCGCGGTCCCCGTGGTGCTGTGGAGCGGCGAGGCGCTGGGGCTGCCCTGGCCCGCGGACTTCCACCTGCTCGCCGTGCCCGCCTCGCGCGGCGCCACGGGGCTCGCGCTGGTGGCCTTCCTGGGCGGCGTGTCCGCGTCCAGCGCCATGGTCATCGTCACCACGCTGGCCCTGGCGCCCATGTGCCTGACGCACCTGGTGCTGCCCCTGGGCTACGCGCGCGGACAGCCGCACCTGTACGGCTGGCTGCTCTGGGCACGCCGGCTGCTCATCGCGCTCATCATCCTGGCGGGCTACGGCTTCTACCGCCTGCTCGACACGCGGGGCATGGGGCTGGTGGACCTGGGCCTCGTGTCCTTCGTCGCGGTGGCGCAGTTCGCGCCCGGCGTGCTGGGGCTGCTCTTCTGGAAGCGGGCCACGCGCGCGGGGCTGCTTTCGGGCCTGGGCGCGGGCGCGGCGATGTGGATGGTGACGCTGGTGGTGCCGCTGTGGGCCTCGCCCGGCGTGGTGGCGTGGACCCACCGCGTCTCGGCGCTGCTCGGCTTCCCCAGCGACGAGCCGTGGGGCTTCTCCACCTTCGCGTCGCTGACGCTCAACACGCTCGCCTTCGTGGGCGTGTCGCTCGCCACCCGGCAATCCCAGGCGGAGACCGAGGCCGCGCGGGCGTGCACGCGGGAAGGCCCCGGGCTCGTCTCCGGCGGCGTGGAGGCCGGCTCGCCGCGTGAGTTCCGCGAGCGACTGGCGCCGCTCCTCGGCGAGGAGGCCGCGTCGGCGGAGGTGGACCGCGCGCTGGAGTCGCTCGACATGTCCCCGGACGAGCGACGCCCCTCCGAGCTGCGCCGCCTGCGCGACGGCGTGGAGCGGAACCTGTCGGGCCTCCTGGGTCCCGTGCTCGCGAGGCTCACGGTGGAGGAGGCGCTGCGGCTGGAGCCCGGCACCCGCGCGGCGCTGGCCGAACAGCTCCGCTTCGTGGAGGAGCGCCTGCGCGACGCGCGCGGCATGCAGGGCCCGGTGCGCGCGGTGGAGGCGGTGCGGCGCTACCTCAATCGCATCCTCGAGGACCTGCCCCTGGGCGTGTGCACCGTGGGGCCCGACGGTGAGGTGGTCATCTGGAACGCCGCGCTGGAGCGTCTGTCCGGGGTGCGCGAGCACGCCTCGCGAGGCCATCCACTGGCGGACCTGCCCGCGCCCTGGGGCCCGCTGTTGTCCGCCTTCGCGGCCGGCGCGGAGGCCGACACCGAGACGCGCGTCGTCGTGAATGGCGCCGAGCGCACGCTGCGACTGCACCGCTCCCGGCTGACGCCCGACGAGGAGGGCGGCGGCACGTCCGAGGGCATGGCGCTGCTCGTGGAGGACCTGACGGAGAAGAAGGCCGTGGACGCAAAGCTCGCGCACCAGGACCGGCTGGCCTCGCTGGGCCGCGTGGCGGCGGGCGTGGCGCACGAGATTGGCAATCCCCTCACGGCCATCGCCAGCCTCACGCAGAACCTCAAGTACGAGCTGGACGACGCCCAGGCCGTGAAGGAGCGCACCGCGCTCATCCTCCAGCAGTGCCGCCGCATCGACGCCATCGTCCGCGCGCTGGTGGGCTTCAGTCACGCCGGCACCGTGGGCGGCGAGGCTCGGCCCTTCGCGCGCGTGGAGGTGGGGCCGCTCCTGACGGAGGCGCTCCAGCTCGCTCGGATGGCGCGCGCGGCGACGCGCTCCCGAGGGGTGAGCTTCGAGCACCGCGGCGCCGAGGGGCTGGTGGTCCTGGGCGACGCGCAGCGGCTGGAGCAGGTGCTCGTCAACCTGCTCACCAACGCGGTGGATGCCTCGCCCGAGGGTGGTCGCGTGGAGCTGGAAGCGCAGGCCCAGGAGGGCCGCGTGCACCTGCGCGTGCTGGACCGGGGACACGGCATCTCCTCGGAGCTCACCCAGCGCGTCTTCGAGCCCTTCTTCACGACGAAGCAGCCGGGCGAGGGCACGGGCCTCGGGCTCGCATTGGTGGCGGGCATCGTGCGCGAGCACGGCGGCACCATCCAGGTGGACAACCGGCCCGGGGGAGGGACTAGCGTGACGGTGAGCCTGCCCGACGCGCGAAGCCACACGCCCCCCGCGCGTCCCGTCCCGGGAGCCACCGCGTGA
- a CDS encoding sigma-54-dependent transcriptional regulator: protein MSRILVIEDEPIIRTELRRLLVRAGHDVSEAGAVQEAASDYALDSFDLVLSDLRLPGAPGTDVIALCPGVPVLIMTSYATVKSAVDAMKLGAVDYIAKPFDHDELLLQVERVLREGKLTRQNAALKREVEQSYSVSGMVGGCAPMRDVFERLRKVAPSPATVLVLGESGTGKELVARALHAQSPRADGPLISVNCAAIPEGLLESELFGHEKGAFTGALTAHAGLVEAAHGGTLFLDEVGELPAPAQARLLRMLQDGEVRRVGSTRPRKVDVRIVAATHRDLPRRVQEGAFRQDLYFRLRVVEIRLPPLRERGEDLPVLAKYLLEKACRRIGRPPATLSPESLQALLTHPWPGNVRELENALERAVILSEGPVITPDLLALELPGGELLDAAEPAEPEPEETGGGSMEEYFRRFVLENQEHMGETELARRLGISRKALWEKRQKLGLPRTRA from the coding sequence GTGAGCCGCATCCTGGTCATCGAGGACGAGCCCATCATCCGCACGGAGCTGCGCCGGCTGCTCGTGCGCGCCGGGCACGACGTGTCCGAGGCGGGCGCGGTGCAGGAGGCCGCGAGCGACTACGCGCTCGACTCCTTTGATCTGGTGCTGTCGGACCTGCGGCTGCCGGGCGCGCCGGGCACGGACGTCATCGCGCTGTGTCCCGGGGTGCCGGTGCTCATCATGACCAGCTACGCCACCGTGAAGTCCGCGGTGGACGCGATGAAGCTGGGCGCGGTGGACTACATCGCCAAGCCGTTCGACCACGACGAGCTGCTCCTCCAGGTGGAGCGCGTGCTGCGCGAGGGCAAGCTCACGCGGCAGAACGCGGCCCTCAAGCGCGAGGTGGAGCAGTCCTACTCGGTGAGCGGCATGGTGGGCGGCTGCGCGCCGATGCGCGACGTCTTCGAGCGCCTGCGCAAGGTGGCCCCCTCCCCCGCCACCGTGCTGGTGCTGGGCGAGTCCGGCACCGGCAAGGAGCTGGTGGCGCGCGCCCTCCACGCGCAGAGCCCTCGCGCGGACGGGCCCCTCATCTCCGTCAACTGCGCGGCCATCCCCGAGGGCCTCCTGGAGAGCGAGCTGTTCGGTCACGAGAAGGGCGCCTTCACCGGCGCGCTCACCGCGCACGCGGGCCTGGTGGAGGCCGCGCACGGCGGCACCCTGTTCCTGGACGAGGTGGGCGAGCTGCCCGCGCCCGCCCAGGCGCGCCTCTTGCGAATGCTCCAGGACGGCGAGGTGCGACGCGTGGGCTCCACGCGGCCTCGCAAGGTGGACGTGCGCATCGTCGCCGCCACGCATCGGGACTTGCCCCGCCGCGTGCAGGAGGGCGCCTTCCGCCAGGACCTCTACTTCCGGCTGCGCGTGGTGGAGATCCGCCTGCCGCCGCTGCGCGAGCGCGGCGAGGACCTGCCCGTGCTGGCGAAGTACCTCCTGGAGAAGGCGTGCCGGCGAATCGGCCGCCCGCCCGCGACGCTGTCCCCCGAGTCCCTCCAGGCCCTGCTGACGCACCCGTGGCCCGGCAACGTGCGCGAGCTGGAGAACGCCCTGGAGCGCGCCGTCATCCTCTCCGAGGGGCCCGTCATCACCCCGGACCTGCTCGCGCTGGAGCTGCCCGGTGGCGAGCTGCTCGACGCCGCGGAGCCCGCCGAGCCGGAGCCCGAGGAGACGGGCGGCGGCTCCATGGAGGAGTACTTCCGCCGCTTCGTGCTCGAGAACCAGGAGCACATGGGCGAGACGGAGCTGGCCAGGCGTCTGGGCATCAGCCGCAAGGCCCTGTGGGAGAAGCGCCAGAAGCTCGGCCTCCCGCGCACTCGCGCATGA